One part of the Clostridia bacterium genome encodes these proteins:
- a CDS encoding AzlD domain-containing protein codes for MDFDAFLPYLITMALVTYFIRAVPLVLFKKKIENRFALSFLHYMPYAVLSVMTVPAVFFATDHVLSAAAGVAAALVLALMKRSLILVAVGASAGVFIAELAIRAVGG; via the coding sequence ATGGATTTTGATGCGTTTCTCCCTTACCTTATCACAATGGCGCTGGTTACATACTTTATCAGAGCCGTGCCGCTCGTTCTATTTAAGAAAAAGATAGAGAACCGCTTCGCGCTCTCGTTCCTTCATTATATGCCATACGCAGTCTTGAGCGTTATGACCGTCCCCGCCGTTTTCTTTGCAACGGATCACGTGCTCTCCGCTGCGGCAGGCGTCGCCGCCGCGCTCGTGCTTGCGCTTATGAAGCGGAGCCTTATTTTGGTCGCCGTAGGCGCGTCGGCCGGCGTATTTATAGCGGAGCTTGCAATACGCGCAGTCGGCGGGTAG
- a CDS encoding AzlC family ABC transporter permease, whose product MRVLVRYNQIVSLSGGYTLASSYKAALFSQGIKDGTSICIGYFSVAFAFGIFTVASGLSPLQATLISATNVTSAGQLAAVPIILSGGTLFELAVAQFIINLRYALMSILLSQKFDESIRLSDRFIIAFVNTDEVFAVASSHESVSRQYMFGLILTPFLGWTAGTAVGAFAGSILPTMVISALGIAIYGMFIAIVVPPAKENRHILFCVSLAVALSCLFKFLPLLSGVQTGFVIIICSVIAAAVTAAFFPIEQKEDSHGF is encoded by the coding sequence ATGCGGGTCTTGGTACGCTATAATCAGATTGTATCATTATCGGGAGGATATACTTTGGCATCATCATATAAGGCAGCCCTGTTTTCGCAGGGGATAAAAGACGGAACATCTATTTGCATAGGCTACTTTTCGGTAGCCTTTGCTTTTGGCATTTTTACGGTAGCAAGCGGGCTTTCTCCGCTTCAGGCAACGCTCATATCCGCAACGAACGTCACCTCTGCGGGGCAGCTTGCCGCAGTGCCGATAATCCTTTCGGGCGGAACGCTGTTCGAGCTTGCAGTCGCGCAGTTCATCATAAATCTAAGGTATGCGCTTATGAGCATATTGCTTTCGCAAAAGTTTGACGAAAGCATAAGGCTTTCAGACCGCTTTATCATAGCGTTCGTCAACACGGACGAGGTGTTCGCTGTCGCGTCGTCGCATGAGTCGGTCAGTCGGCAGTATATGTTCGGGCTGATACTTACGCCGTTCTTGGGATGGACGGCGGGAACGGCGGTCGGAGCATTTGCGGGCAGTATCCTTCCGACGATGGTGATATCCGCGCTGGGGATTGCGATATACGGCATGTTCATAGCCATCGTCGTTCCTCCGGCGAAGGAGAACAGGCACATCCTTTTCTGCGTTTCGCTCGCCGTAGCTCTTTCATGCCTGTTTAAGTTCCTGCCGCTTCTTTCGGGCGTGCAGACGGGCTTTGTGATAATCATATGCTCGGTGATCGCGGCGGCTGTAACGGCGGCATTTTTCCCGATAGAGCAAAAGGAGGACAGCCATGGATTTTGA
- a CDS encoding leucine-rich repeat domain-containing protein has product MKKIIVSIVLMLCMNAVFCLPVYAADTVAGGTCGADGDNVVWTLDSDGKLTISGSGAMADYNYYTECPWYDYRRSEISITSVEVMPGVTSIGDHAFQYCFNMESVSLPSGITKIGDNAFESNFYVREITIPDGVTSIGKEAFYKCGSLESVTVPDSVVTIGVSAFNECYVLKSVTLPNTLTTLESKLFRQCWELKHVTIPDSLTSIGSYVFYECFELTDIHIPDGMKTIGNGAFYACLALDGITLPDGLESIGEEAFCDCKSLTEIDVPDSVASLGEDAFLGCESLTRAKVSNQITALNGTFYACRSMTDVTIPDSVTYIGNGAFSECDSLEHVDLPAHLETIGANGFSGCDSITEISFPESLTLIGNYAFAGCSNLTSVILPEGLWKIGYRGFFKNESLHTVYLPESLEVIGEDAFRGCGQLGGIVIPKNVTDFGDYAFADCSSLSGLTLSDGLRTLGKAAFWNCVSLKNVTIPNSFSKLPVSAFNNCISLTTVTIPDTVTVIGQRAFKDCGRLSDVYYGGDEDKWAEVFVDTDNEPLNSVVIHYNSSAHTMSEGIAAVTTVSGSDVKRIVEDIQKGEKLVVDVNVSRKAFCFAAVCDSNGRLLALRMAEAVPYDSGMTLTFTFDNAFGAASLKVMLLDETMRPLTECFGTAG; this is encoded by the coding sequence ATGAAAAAAATCATCGTATCCATCGTTCTTATGCTCTGCATGAACGCAGTATTCTGCCTGCCGGTATATGCGGCGGACACAGTCGCCGGCGGGACGTGCGGCGCGGACGGGGACAATGTGGTCTGGACGCTGGACAGCGACGGAAAGCTGACCATCAGCGGCAGCGGCGCGATGGCGGATTACAATTATTATACTGAGTGCCCTTGGTATGACTACAGAAGATCCGAAATCTCCATAACCTCCGTTGAGGTGATGCCCGGGGTCACGAGTATCGGGGATCATGCTTTTCAGTACTGCTTTAACATGGAAAGCGTGTCGCTTCCTTCCGGCATCACCAAAATCGGAGATAACGCCTTCGAGAGCAACTTTTACGTGCGGGAGATCACTATCCCTGACGGGGTCACGTCCATCGGCAAAGAAGCGTTTTACAAATGCGGAAGTCTGGAAAGCGTCACTGTCCCGGACAGCGTCGTCACCATAGGCGTATCTGCGTTCAACGAATGCTACGTACTTAAGAGCGTTACGCTTCCGAATACGCTCACGACCCTGGAATCCAAGCTTTTCAGGCAATGCTGGGAGCTTAAGCACGTCACGATCCCCGACAGTCTCACCTCGATCGGAAGTTATGTGTTCTATGAGTGTTTCGAGCTTACCGATATCCATATTCCCGATGGAATGAAGACGATCGGGAATGGAGCCTTCTATGCCTGCCTAGCGCTGGACGGTATAACATTGCCCGACGGACTTGAATCGATCGGAGAAGAGGCTTTCTGCGATTGTAAAAGCCTGACGGAAATCGACGTGCCGGACAGCGTCGCTTCTCTTGGGGAAGACGCTTTCCTCGGGTGCGAATCCCTGACCCGCGCGAAGGTATCTAATCAGATCACTGCGCTTAACGGGACATTCTATGCCTGCAGAAGCATGACCGATGTGACGATCCCGGACAGCGTCACCTATATAGGGAACGGGGCATTCAGCGAATGCGACAGCCTCGAGCATGTGGATCTTCCCGCTCATCTTGAGACGATCGGAGCAAACGGGTTCTCCGGATGCGATAGCATTACGGAGATCTCTTTTCCCGAAAGTCTTACTCTCATAGGAAATTATGCTTTTGCCGGCTGCTCGAATCTGACCTCCGTTATCCTTCCGGAGGGCCTTTGGAAGATCGGCTACAGAGGCTTTTTCAAAAACGAAAGCCTGCACACGGTCTATCTTCCGGAAAGTCTTGAGGTGATCGGGGAAGATGCTTTCCGGGGATGCGGGCAGCTTGGCGGGATCGTTATTCCCAAAAACGTGACCGATTTCGGAGATTATGCTTTTGCGGACTGCAGCAGTCTGTCCGGCCTTACGCTTTCCGACGGGCTTAGGACCCTCGGCAAAGCTGCATTCTGGAATTGCGTAAGCCTAAAAAACGTAACGATCCCGAACAGCTTCTCAAAGCTTCCGGTTTCGGCGTTCAATAACTGCATTTCGTTGACCACCGTAACGATCCCCGACACTGTTACCGTCATCGGCCAAAGGGCATTCAAGGACTGCGGCCGCCTGTCCGACGTTTATTACGGCGGAGATGAGGACAAATGGGCCGAGGTTTTTGTCGATACCGATAATGAACCGCTTAATAGCGTCGTGATCCACTATAACTCATCTGCACATACCATGTCGGAAGGCATAGCTGCCGTTACGACGGTCTCCGGTTCTGACGTAAAGCGCATAGTGGAAGATATTCAAAAAGGCGAAAAGCTTGTTGTGGACGTGAACGTTTCGAGGAAGGCATTCTGTTTTGCGGCAGTCTGCGATTCGAACGGCAGGCTGCTCGCGCTGCGAATGGCGGAAGCGGTCCCATATGACAGCGGAATGACGCTCACATTTACGTTTGATAATGCCTTCGGGGCAGCATCCCTTAAAGTGATGCTCCTTGATGAAACCATGAGGCCTTTGACAGAATGCTTCGGTACTGCCGGATAG
- a CDS encoding amino acid permease, with translation MVGQQEKTKALDRYLSPLDVWAMAFGVMVGWGVFAMPGNTFLPVAGPAGTLIAMVIGMAIMLIIGSNFSYLMGRSSITGGIYSYTKEAFGRDHAFLSSWFLCLSYLTIVFLNGTALFYIIRMLLGSTLQTEFHYTIAGNIIYPTETLVSALVLGGVGVLFIVAKPLLQRLHTLLALLLLAGVIITAVICLPHAFSSGALTSFGTSGVSKGYAVFSLVILAPWAFVGFEVTSFDTAHFKFPIKKSSLLIGLSIIVAAIAYLSMAITSVAAVPDGFDSWQEYISSIDTLGGVTAVPTFYAAGHYMGTAGIFIMAITAISAILTGIIGGYRATTRILSTMAEDKILSEKFSKTTYSILFIMLISIIIAFLGRNTLTWFVDITSFGAIVGFGYTSAAAWKIAKTEGKNKRVVLGIIGTAVSVLFAIVQLVPRLTAMEAMNSWAFLLLSLWCLVGFVFYWRTVRHSTLTEYSGISTSGVVLFALLIYSSLMWLAKRIVYAESMEEVRSSLVWGGAILMIIIFVGMTVMLYVQNFVRKKHETAEREKIRAVEGSLAKSQFLFNMSHDIRTPMNAIIGYTNLALKEPASKNVHEYLGKIELSSQHLLALINDILEMSRIESGKIELEYIPTDLCAVFDGMRDLFSEQMKQKQISFAVHTSQVKNRYVWCDKKNLNRVLLNIIGNAYKFTPTGGEISAALWEIGNGEDGYSSYEMRIQDNGIGMSKEFAEKMFNAFERERTSTDSGIEGTGLGLSITKSIVDLMGGTIEVMTAPGSGTEMIIRLKLRLAEQGDISEASMSDTHEESYDFAGTHILLVEDNMINMEIATMILEQLGFEVEKAENGQIAVEKITSSEPGTYDLVLMDIQMPVMDGYTATKAIRALDNVELSGIPIIAMTANAFTEDVHAAKKAGMDGHIAKPIDIKVVQKTIADVLNKRHKN, from the coding sequence ATGGTTGGACAGCAGGAAAAAACAAAAGCTCTGGACAGGTATCTTTCACCGCTGGACGTTTGGGCAATGGCGTTCGGCGTTATGGTCGGCTGGGGTGTGTTTGCCATGCCCGGAAATACGTTCCTGCCTGTTGCCGGACCGGCCGGAACGCTTATTGCCATGGTCATAGGAATGGCTATCATGTTGATAATAGGCAGCAATTTCTCATATCTCATGGGCCGCTCATCGATAACGGGCGGCATATATTCATATACGAAAGAAGCCTTTGGGCGCGATCATGCCTTTTTGAGTTCATGGTTTCTTTGTCTTTCGTATCTTACTATCGTATTCTTAAACGGCACTGCTCTGTTCTACATAATTAGGATGCTGCTTGGAAGCACACTGCAGACAGAGTTTCACTATACGATAGCGGGAAACATAATATATCCCACGGAGACGCTTGTGTCGGCGCTTGTGCTTGGCGGCGTTGGCGTTCTTTTCATAGTGGCAAAGCCGCTGCTTCAGCGCCTCCATACTCTCCTTGCGCTTTTGCTTCTTGCCGGTGTTATCATAACGGCAGTCATATGTTTGCCTCATGCCTTTTCAAGCGGAGCGCTTACATCATTCGGAACGAGCGGCGTAAGCAAGGGATACGCAGTTTTCAGCCTTGTGATACTTGCACCGTGGGCATTTGTCGGCTTCGAAGTCACATCCTTTGATACGGCGCATTTTAAGTTCCCGATAAAAAAGTCAAGCCTTCTTATCGGACTCTCGATCATCGTAGCTGCTATTGCCTATCTGTCCATGGCGATTACGAGCGTGGCTGCCGTTCCTGACGGTTTCGATTCGTGGCAGGAGTATATTTCTTCTATAGATACGCTTGGCGGAGTCACCGCAGTACCGACTTTTTATGCCGCAGGACATTATATGGGCACTGCGGGGATATTTATAATGGCTATAACTGCAATTTCCGCAATATTGACGGGTATAATCGGAGGTTATCGCGCCACAACGAGAATATTGTCCACCATGGCGGAGGACAAGATACTTTCGGAGAAGTTTTCAAAAACGACCTACAGTATTTTGTTCATCATGCTGATCTCTATCATAATAGCATTTCTCGGCCGAAACACGCTGACGTGGTTTGTCGATATTACCTCTTTCGGAGCTATCGTGGGATTCGGATACACATCTGCCGCCGCATGGAAGATAGCAAAAACAGAAGGAAAGAACAAAAGAGTCGTGCTTGGCATAATAGGCACGGCGGTTTCCGTTCTGTTTGCCATTGTGCAGCTCGTTCCCAGGCTTACGGCTATGGAAGCCATGAACAGCTGGGCGTTTCTTCTCTTGTCGCTTTGGTGCCTTGTAGGTTTTGTATTCTACTGGCGCACCGTGCGTCACAGCACATTGACTGAATACAGCGGTATTTCCACTTCTGGTGTCGTGCTGTTCGCGCTGCTTATATATTCCTCGCTTATGTGGCTTGCAAAACGCATTGTTTACGCCGAAAGTATGGAAGAAGTGCGTTCTTCTCTTGTATGGGGCGGAGCAATACTTATGATAATAATCTTTGTCGGTATGACGGTAATGCTGTATGTGCAGAATTTTGTGCGTAAAAAGCATGAGACGGCAGAACGCGAAAAGATACGCGCCGTAGAAGGAAGCCTTGCAAAAAGCCAATTTTTATTCAATATGTCTCACGATATTCGAACGCCGATGAACGCTATCATCGGCTATACGAACCTTGCTTTGAAGGAGCCTGCGTCAAAGAATGTACACGAATACCTTGGGAAAATAGAGCTTTCCAGCCAGCATTTGCTTGCTTTGATAAATGATATTCTTGAGATGAGCCGTATTGAGAGCGGAAAAATCGAGCTTGAATATATACCCACCGATCTGTGTGCGGTATTCGATGGTATGAGAGATCTGTTTTCGGAGCAGATGAAACAGAAGCAGATAAGTTTTGCCGTACACACCTCTCAAGTGAAGAACCGATACGTCTGGTGCGACAAGAAGAACTTAAACAGGGTGCTTTTGAATATTATAGGCAATGCTTATAAATTTACTCCGACCGGAGGCGAGATCTCCGCTGCGTTATGGGAAATAGGAAACGGTGAGGACGGCTACAGCTCTTATGAAATGCGTATCCAGGATAACGGCATAGGCATGTCAAAGGAATTTGCGGAAAAGATGTTCAATGCTTTTGAGCGGGAACGCACATCCACCGACAGCGGTATAGAGGGCACGGGTCTGGGCCTCTCTATCACAAAGAGCATAGTGGATCTTATGGGAGGTACCATTGAGGTTATGACCGCTCCGGGAAGCGGAACGGAAATGATAATACGCTTAAAGCTTCGGCTGGCAGAACAGGGTGATATCTCCGAGGCTTCAATGTCGGATACTCATGAAGAAAGCTATGATTTTGCAGGTACGCATATTTTGCTTGTAGAGGACAACATGATAAATATGGAAATTGCGACCATGATCCTGGAGCAGCTTGGCTTTGAGGTCGAAAAGGCTGAAAACGGACAGATAGCCGTTGAAAAGATAACCTCTTCCGAGCCGGGGACGTATGATCTAGTCTTAATGGATATTCAAATGCCCGTTATGGACGGCTACACCGCCACAAAAGCGATACGCGCGCTCGATAACGTGGAGCTTTCGGGTATCCCTATTATAGCAATGACTGCCAATGCTTTTACCGAAGATGTTCATGCGGCAAAAAAAGCAGGCATGGACGGACATATCGCAAAACCCATCGATATAAAGGTGGTGCAGAAAACCATTGCGGACGTATTAAACAAACGACATAAGAATTGA